One Epidermidibacterium keratini DNA segment encodes these proteins:
- a CDS encoding patatin-like phospholipase family protein — translation MKCDLVLEGGGVKGIALVGAIAALRDRGYEFGRIAGTSAGAIVAAMAAADIPTERMREVMTLDYTSLLDREAGYIGNLLRFPSRKGLFSGRRLHALIRDTLAEYGVHTFADLVYDDSVLRDSHRYRLCVLASDVTSGRIVRLPWDLDEYYDLEPEHLPVATAVFASCAAFLGFQPLRLRTSNGVEHYIADGGLLSVFPVGMFDRIDGEAPRQPTFGVRLNAHTDPAAEVNPVRGLFSYTKAIVLTSTTFYDQMHVDDDFINARTTFIDTSDVGLFNVWVSREKQDELYERGYAATLRFLDSFNWDEHLRGYRTVG, via the coding sequence ATGAAATGCGATCTCGTCCTCGAAGGTGGCGGCGTCAAAGGTATTGCGCTGGTCGGCGCCATCGCTGCGCTGCGCGACCGCGGCTATGAGTTCGGCCGGATTGCTGGCACCTCAGCCGGAGCGATCGTCGCCGCCATGGCGGCGGCTGACATCCCCACTGAGCGGATGCGCGAGGTCATGACGCTCGACTACACCTCACTGCTTGATCGAGAAGCCGGATATATCGGCAATCTGCTCCGGTTTCCGTCACGCAAGGGGCTTTTCAGCGGACGGCGGCTGCATGCGCTGATCCGCGACACTCTGGCCGAGTACGGCGTACACACCTTCGCCGACCTGGTCTATGACGACAGCGTGCTGCGCGACTCGCACCGTTACCGGCTGTGCGTGCTGGCCTCCGATGTGACCAGCGGCCGGATCGTTCGGCTGCCCTGGGACCTGGACGAGTACTACGACCTGGAGCCCGAGCACTTGCCGGTCGCCACGGCGGTGTTTGCCTCCTGCGCAGCGTTTCTCGGCTTCCAACCGCTGCGCCTGCGTACGTCGAACGGGGTCGAGCACTACATCGCCGACGGCGGGCTGCTGTCGGTCTTCCCCGTCGGGATGTTTGATCGGATCGACGGCGAAGCGCCGCGTCAGCCGACGTTCGGCGTACGCCTCAACGCGCACACCGACCCGGCCGCCGAGGTCAACCCGGTGCGCGGACTTTTCAGCTATACCAAGGCAATCGTGCTGACCTCGACGACGTTCTACGACCAGATGCACGTCGACGATGACTTCATCAACGCACGCACCACCTTCATCGACACCTCCGACGTCGGGCTCTTCAACGTCTGGGTGAGTCGCGAAAAACAGGACGAGCTCTACGAGCGGGGGTACGCCGCCACCCTCCGGTTCCTCGATAGCTTCAACTGGGACGAACATCTTCGCGGCTACCGCACCGTGGGTTAG
- a CDS encoding NAD(P)/FAD-dependent oxidoreductase: MSGYLGDSVNVAVLGSGVAGASTAYALARRGARVSIIDEPRTGQATAAGAGIIAPWTSAVDGPFYELYAAGAGHYPRLVDELADRDIAIGYRRSGALVVADDDTTLDEVSARASARADAAPEMGEIARVSAEETSAMFPPLRRDLAGIFVSGGARVDGRLLRAGLLQAAIESGAEVRHGLARIARDGAGVAVDLGDDIERYDAVVVAAGAWSNAVLADLGFDLPLAPQRGQIVHLSLPGATTTHWPSVLPVASHYLVCFDGSRVVAGATRETGSGFDPRVTAAGQREVIDNALSIAPGLADATVLETRVGLRPVSADGVPYLGRLGDLPVWVNVGFGAAGLTMGPYVGDQLAIGVLGGAMSPLMSTASPSRIN; this comes from the coding sequence ATGTCCGGCTATCTCGGGGATTCTGTCAATGTTGCCGTACTCGGCAGTGGAGTCGCCGGTGCCTCTACCGCCTACGCGCTCGCCAGGCGAGGTGCCCGGGTGAGCATCATCGACGAGCCGCGCACCGGCCAAGCGACCGCGGCTGGCGCCGGCATCATCGCTCCGTGGACATCGGCGGTCGACGGCCCGTTCTACGAGCTGTACGCCGCCGGCGCGGGACATTACCCGCGCCTGGTCGACGAGCTTGCCGACCGTGACATCGCGATCGGCTATCGGCGCAGCGGCGCGCTGGTCGTCGCTGACGACGACACCACCCTCGATGAGGTCTCGGCGCGAGCGAGTGCACGCGCCGACGCTGCGCCGGAGATGGGTGAGATCGCGCGAGTCTCTGCCGAGGAGACGAGCGCGATGTTCCCGCCGTTGCGCCGCGACCTGGCCGGCATCTTCGTCAGCGGGGGAGCGCGAGTCGACGGCCGGCTGCTACGTGCCGGGCTGCTGCAGGCCGCGATCGAGTCCGGGGCCGAGGTGCGCCACGGCCTCGCGCGGATTGCGCGCGACGGCGCCGGGGTCGCAGTCGACCTCGGCGACGACATCGAGCGGTACGACGCGGTGGTGGTGGCGGCCGGCGCGTGGAGCAACGCCGTACTCGCCGACCTCGGCTTCGACCTGCCGCTGGCGCCGCAGCGCGGACAGATCGTGCACCTGAGCCTGCCCGGTGCGACGACGACGCACTGGCCGTCGGTGCTTCCGGTGGCCAGCCACTACCTGGTGTGCTTCGACGGGTCGCGGGTCGTCGCCGGAGCGACCCGCGAGACCGGCAGCGGGTTCGATCCGCGGGTCACCGCCGCCGGTCAGCGCGAGGTCATCGACAACGCGCTATCGATCGCCCCGGGCCTGGCCGACGCGACCGTGCTGGAGACGCGCGTCGGCCTGCGACCGGTCAGCGCTGACGGCGTGCCCTACCTCGGCCGGCTCGGCGACCTGCCGGTCTGGGTCAACGTTGGCTTCGGCGCGGCGGGCCTGACCATGGGCCCGTATGTCGGCGACCAGCTGGCGATCGGCGTACTCGGCGGCGCCATGTCACCGCTGATGTCTACTGCCTCACCCTCGCGGATCAACTGA
- a CDS encoding type 1 glutamine amidotransferase domain-containing protein → MAQKVAFLVAGEGIEQVELTEPWKAIADAGFQPQLLSPESGEVQMFNHLDKGDTQKVDVPVADADVDDYAALVLPGGVANPDALRQDDDAVDFVREFVGSGKPVAAICHAPWTLVEAGVLDGRRLTSWPSLQTDIKNAGGSWVDEEVVVDQNLITSRKPDDIPAFNSAVLDALGDA, encoded by the coding sequence ATGGCACAGAAAGTCGCGTTTCTCGTGGCTGGCGAAGGTATCGAGCAGGTCGAGCTGACCGAGCCGTGGAAGGCGATCGCGGACGCCGGGTTCCAGCCGCAGCTGCTGAGCCCGGAGTCCGGCGAGGTCCAGATGTTCAATCACCTCGACAAGGGCGACACGCAGAAGGTCGACGTACCCGTCGCCGACGCTGACGTCGACGACTACGCCGCGCTGGTGCTCCCCGGCGGGGTTGCTAACCCGGACGCGCTGCGCCAGGACGACGACGCTGTCGACTTCGTGCGCGAGTTCGTCGGCAGCGGCAAACCGGTCGCGGCGATATGTCACGCACCGTGGACGCTGGTCGAGGCCGGCGTACTCGATGGTCGCCGGCTGACCTCGTGGCCGAGCTTGCAGACCGACATCAAGAATGCCGGTGGCAGCTGGGTGGATGAGGAGGTGGTGGTCGACCAAAACCTGATCACCAGCCGCAAGCCCGACGACATCCCGGCGTTCAACTCCGCCGTACTCGACGCCCTCGGCGACGCATAA
- a CDS encoding LLM class flavin-dependent oxidoreductase, producing MQFGIFSVGDVTTDPTTGRTPTEYERIKATVEIAKKADEVGLDVFATGEHHNPPFAAPANPPVLLANIAAQTKNIILSTSTTLITTNDPVRIAEDYAYLQHLSDGRMDLMLGRGNTGPVYPWFGKDIRDGLELAVENYALLHKLWREEFVNWQGKHRTPLQSFTSVPRPLDDVPPFVWHGSIRSPEIAEQAAYYGDGFFANHIFWPASHTRRMIEIYRQRFEHYGHGTAQQAIVGLGGQIFMRKNSQDAKNEFRPYFDHAPVYGGGPSMEDFTSQTPLTVGSPQEVIDRTLGFRDYVGDYQRQLFLVDHAGLPLKTVLEQLDLLGEEVVPVLRKEFAALKPADVPDAPTHASLLTAKQHAELVAEETVSTEA from the coding sequence ATGCAGTTCGGAATCTTCAGCGTCGGCGACGTGACGACCGATCCGACCACGGGCCGTACGCCGACCGAGTACGAGCGCATCAAAGCCACCGTCGAGATCGCCAAGAAGGCCGACGAGGTCGGACTGGACGTCTTCGCGACCGGCGAGCACCACAACCCGCCGTTCGCCGCACCGGCCAACCCGCCGGTCCTGCTCGCGAACATCGCGGCCCAGACCAAAAACATCATCCTGTCGACCTCGACCACGCTGATCACCACCAACGACCCGGTGCGGATCGCCGAGGACTACGCCTACCTGCAGCACCTGTCCGACGGGCGCATGGACCTCATGCTCGGTCGCGGCAACACCGGCCCGGTCTACCCGTGGTTTGGCAAGGACATCCGCGACGGGCTCGAGCTCGCGGTCGAGAACTACGCGCTGCTGCACAAGCTCTGGCGCGAGGAGTTCGTCAACTGGCAGGGCAAGCACCGCACGCCGCTGCAGTCCTTCACCTCGGTCCCGCGGCCGCTGGATGACGTGCCTCCGTTTGTCTGGCACGGCTCGATCCGCAGCCCGGAGATCGCCGAGCAGGCGGCGTACTACGGCGACGGCTTCTTTGCCAACCACATCTTCTGGCCGGCCAGCCACACCCGCCGGATGATCGAGATCTACCGCCAGCGCTTCGAGCACTACGGGCACGGCACGGCGCAGCAGGCCATCGTCGGGCTCGGTGGGCAGATCTTCATGCGCAAGAACAGCCAGGACGCCAAGAACGAGTTCCGGCCCTACTTCGACCACGCCCCGGTGTACGGCGGCGGCCCGTCGATGGAGGACTTCACCTCGCAGACGCCGCTGACCGTCGGCTCGCCGCAGGAGGTCATCGACCGCACCCTCGGCTTCCGCGACTACGTCGGCGACTACCAGCGCCAGCTGTTCCTGGTCGACCATGCCGGGCTACCGCTGAAGACTGTGCTGGAGCAGCTTGACCTGCTGGGCGAGGAGGTCGTGCCGGTGCTGCGCAAGGAGTTTGCCGCGCTGAAGCCGGCCGACGTACCCGACGCGCCGACCCACGCCTCGCTGCTGACCGCCAAGCAGCACGCGGAGCTCGTCGCCGAAGAGACCGTCTCCACCGAGGCCTAA
- a CDS encoding cyclase family protein, translating into MTQLPNYDDLPEGPIGGRLGWHVFGDDDQLGLINLLTDDVVADAAKLIKRGKVFALDLPLGGLRPPLNLKRGLPEHHVLTNRGGLSMDDYYDNLYPQSASQWDSLAHVGYQADSFYNGAAVAQIEAGERNSIDHWARHGLAGRAVVLDMPKAMEAAGKPYSAGDHVPFSADDLSKAAQHAGIEHRPGDIVVLYTGFEEWYADQDQAVRDKLPDGFTTPGIGQSEDVARYLWDIHCSAIVADNYAVEAWPATFGEGTAPFGFIHQMLIGSFGMALGELFHLSELVADCRETGVYEAMLVAAPMMAPGGIGSTANTVAIK; encoded by the coding sequence ATGACCCAACTACCCAACTACGACGATCTGCCCGAAGGTCCCATCGGCGGTCGGCTCGGCTGGCATGTCTTCGGTGACGATGACCAGCTCGGACTCATCAACCTGCTGACCGACGACGTCGTCGCCGATGCGGCGAAACTCATCAAGCGGGGCAAGGTGTTTGCCCTCGACCTGCCGCTCGGCGGGCTGCGCCCACCGCTCAACCTCAAGCGCGGGCTACCCGAGCACCACGTGCTGACCAACCGCGGCGGGCTGAGCATGGATGACTACTACGACAACCTCTACCCACAGTCCGCGAGCCAGTGGGACTCCCTCGCTCACGTCGGCTACCAGGCCGACTCGTTCTACAACGGTGCGGCGGTCGCGCAGATCGAGGCCGGCGAACGCAACTCGATCGACCACTGGGCTCGTCACGGTCTGGCCGGCCGGGCCGTCGTACTCGACATGCCCAAAGCGATGGAAGCAGCCGGGAAGCCTTACAGCGCAGGCGATCACGTGCCGTTCTCAGCCGACGACCTGTCCAAAGCCGCGCAGCACGCCGGCATTGAGCACCGACCCGGCGACATCGTTGTGCTCTACACCGGCTTCGAGGAGTGGTACGCCGACCAGGACCAGGCGGTGCGCGACAAGTTGCCCGACGGGTTCACCACGCCCGGCATCGGGCAGAGCGAAGACGTCGCTCGCTACCTCTGGGATATCCACTGCAGCGCGATCGTGGCCGACAACTACGCGGTCGAGGCATGGCCTGCGACGTTTGGTGAGGGCACCGCACCGTTCGGTTTCATCCATCAGATGCTGATCGGCAGCTTCGGGATGGCGCTCGGTGAGCTTTTCCATCTCTCTGAGCTGGTCGCCGACTGCCGCGAGACCGGCGTCTACGAGGCGATGTTGGTTGCGGCTCCGATGATGGCGCCCGGCGGCATAGGCTCGACCGCCAACACCGTCGCGATCAAGTAG
- a CDS encoding gluconokinase: MTATPTVVVMGVSGSGKSTVGEALAARLAVPYADGDDFHPAANRAKMAAGTPLTDEDRWPWLESVGEWMEAQVSTGSVVACSALRVAYRDVLRRHVASAYFVNLYGDVSVVRARFAERKGHFMPEKLIESQYATLEHLGPDERGITVDFALPVTEIVEVVVADLERSR; this comes from the coding sequence GTGACGGCAACGCCAACGGTGGTCGTGATGGGTGTGAGCGGATCGGGGAAGTCGACGGTCGGGGAGGCGCTCGCTGCGCGACTTGCCGTGCCCTACGCCGATGGCGATGACTTCCATCCGGCTGCCAACCGGGCCAAGATGGCGGCGGGCACGCCGCTCACCGACGAGGACCGCTGGCCATGGCTGGAGAGCGTCGGGGAGTGGATGGAGGCGCAGGTCTCGACGGGAAGTGTCGTGGCGTGCTCGGCGCTGAGGGTGGCCTACCGCGACGTGTTGCGGCGTCACGTGGCTTCGGCGTACTTCGTGAACCTGTACGGCGACGTGTCGGTGGTGCGCGCGCGATTTGCGGAGCGCAAGGGACATTTCATGCCGGAGAAGCTCATCGAGTCGCAGTACGCAACGCTGGAGCACCTTGGCCCGGACGAGCGCGGAATCACCGTCGACTTCGCGCTCCCGGTTACCGAGATCGTTGAGGTCGTCGTGGCCGACCTGGAGCGGTCCCGGTAG
- a CDS encoding ABC transporter ATP-binding protein — translation MAYADAIVECIDLAARFGPEPVFTGLTLVAQPGIVALLGPNGAGKTTLLRILTTLRRPDAGAARVLGFDVVRQQREVRRNIAVVGQFPAVDNVLTGRENLVMTARLAGLGRRSRGRADALLDQFGLTDAAGRAVNGWSGGMRRRLDIAAALVRLVPLLFLDEPTTGMDPESRRRLWDDLRGLAGDDVSVVLTTQYLYEAERLADRVLLLFDGGIAADGSPDQLRRAVGDARVEARDSSGAVIAEIPTDGSASDVRRITDQLGAGVTIDIRRPTLDDAYLSLTATRRGERPGERAQA, via the coding sequence ATGGCATACGCAGATGCGATCGTTGAGTGCATCGACCTCGCGGCCCGCTTCGGCCCGGAACCGGTCTTCACCGGCCTGACGCTTGTCGCGCAGCCGGGGATCGTCGCCTTGCTCGGACCAAACGGCGCAGGCAAGACCACGCTGCTGCGCATCCTGACCACGCTGCGGAGGCCGGACGCTGGGGCGGCCCGGGTCCTCGGCTTCGACGTGGTTCGACAGCAGCGCGAGGTACGCCGAAACATTGCGGTCGTTGGCCAGTTCCCGGCGGTCGATAACGTGCTGACCGGCCGCGAAAACCTCGTTATGACTGCGCGCCTGGCCGGGCTGGGCCGCCGGTCGCGGGGGCGTGCCGATGCCTTGCTTGATCAGTTCGGCCTCACCGACGCCGCGGGACGGGCCGTCAACGGCTGGTCCGGTGGGATGCGTCGGCGCCTCGACATCGCCGCCGCCTTGGTGCGACTGGTGCCGCTGCTCTTCCTCGACGAGCCGACAACGGGGATGGACCCCGAGAGTCGACGCAGGTTGTGGGACGACCTTCGAGGATTGGCCGGTGACGATGTGTCGGTTGTGCTGACCACGCAATACCTGTACGAGGCCGAGAGACTTGCCGACCGAGTACTGCTGCTTTTCGATGGTGGCATCGCTGCCGACGGCTCTCCTGACCAGCTGCGACGTGCGGTTGGCGACGCGCGCGTCGAGGCACGTGACAGCTCCGGGGCGGTCATCGCCGAGATCCCGACCGATGGCAGCGCATCCGACGTTCGCCGGATCACCGACCAGCTGGGGGCTGGGGTGACCATCGACATCCGTCGACCGACCTTGGACGATGCCTACCTCTCGCTCACTGCGACGCGTCGCGGTGAGCGACCAGGCGAGCGGGCGCAGGCATGA
- a CDS encoding ExeM/NucH family extracellular endonuclease, translating to MPTRVRRTRQLGTIAVAAFIIGLTAPTPSAEAVSDGVIINEVYARGGSANQPYANKYVELYNPTDAAIDLSGLSLQYRSSGGTGAANGVAALTGTIAPGDYFVIAMNSNGTNGAPLPEVDQETGLAPSGTNGTIFVATGTTAVNPDDTTVVVDKLGYGTSNSPEGTAAAYDGTNSTPGSLGRTTFVDTDNNAADFSFSDTPTPGTANVGQPGGPAGPGEPPGPTEPPAPGTEVTIAQIQGTGAASPMAGQQVTTIGVVTAAYPTGGFNGMYVQTPGSGGATTTTPGASDGIFVYGITNVAIGDCYTISGTVTEYNGLTELTNATTTPAADCAPVKAIDLATLPATDAEKEQYEGMLVQPIGTYTITNNYQLNQYGQIGLAYGDQPLYTATEVVPPGPEAAAYEAQNVAKYITLDDGSSWDYMRNQTAQNSPLPYLSQETPMRTASQVTFTSPVILDYRFQWNFQPTGQVVGSDDPDIPILSENDRPASPPDVGGDIQMATFNVLNYFTDLGEDEAGCQSYNDKDGNPVTTNYCQVRGAYTDEAFADQQAKIVSAINTMDAEIVALMEVENSAGITYLPGQSRDKAVAALVDALNAAGGNWAYVPSPPVNAPNEDVIRTAFIYQVDAVAPVGESQILLDPAFANARYPLAQNFQVVGSDTTFVAIANHFKSKGSGEDDGTGQGLSNPSREAQATALTTWAESMFAGQPVFLLGDFNSYSKETPLQIIEAAGYTEVVKLFQPDAASYQFSGRVGSLDHIFANEEALALVSSAGDWAINGQESVAMQYSRRNYNVTDFYQPTPYASSDHDPAIVGILAADTTAPPTTTPPPTGEPTTPPTGEPTTPPVTTGPGQPGNPGNPGQPGQPGQPGQPGQPGQPGQPGGPKGAGNNPNLARTGVDAGNLGLIAATLLGLGVGLTVVGRRRGATD from the coding sequence ATGCCGACCCGCGTCCGCCGTACTCGCCAGCTGGGCACCATCGCCGTCGCCGCCTTCATCATCGGTCTCACGGCCCCGACGCCGAGTGCCGAAGCGGTCAGCGACGGCGTCATCATCAACGAGGTCTACGCCCGCGGTGGCAGCGCAAACCAGCCATACGCCAACAAGTACGTCGAGCTCTACAACCCCACCGACGCGGCCATCGATCTGTCTGGTCTGTCGCTGCAGTACCGCTCGTCCGGTGGCACCGGCGCGGCAAACGGGGTCGCGGCGCTGACCGGCACGATCGCACCCGGCGACTACTTCGTCATCGCGATGAACTCCAACGGCACGAACGGCGCGCCGCTGCCGGAGGTCGACCAGGAGACCGGACTAGCACCGTCAGGCACCAACGGCACGATCTTTGTCGCGACCGGCACCACGGCGGTCAACCCCGACGACACGACGGTCGTGGTCGACAAGCTGGGCTATGGCACGTCGAACTCGCCGGAGGGTACGGCGGCGGCGTACGACGGGACCAACAGCACGCCCGGATCCCTGGGGCGTACGACGTTTGTCGATACCGACAACAACGCGGCCGACTTCTCCTTCAGCGACACCCCGACGCCTGGAACGGCGAACGTCGGACAGCCTGGCGGGCCCGCTGGACCGGGCGAGCCGCCGGGGCCGACCGAGCCGCCCGCGCCGGGCACCGAGGTCACGATCGCGCAGATCCAGGGCACCGGCGCGGCCTCGCCGATGGCCGGCCAGCAGGTCACCACGATCGGTGTGGTCACGGCGGCGTACCCGACCGGTGGCTTCAACGGGATGTATGTCCAGACGCCGGGATCCGGTGGTGCGACGACGACCACGCCAGGTGCCTCGGACGGCATCTTTGTCTACGGCATAACGAATGTCGCGATCGGTGACTGCTACACGATCAGCGGCACGGTGACCGAGTACAACGGGTTGACCGAGCTCACGAACGCCACGACCACCCCTGCTGCTGACTGCGCTCCGGTGAAGGCGATCGACCTCGCGACGCTCCCGGCGACCGACGCCGAGAAGGAGCAGTACGAGGGCATGCTCGTGCAGCCGATCGGGACCTACACGATCACCAACAACTACCAGCTCAACCAGTACGGGCAGATCGGGCTCGCGTACGGCGACCAGCCGCTCTACACGGCGACCGAGGTCGTGCCGCCGGGTCCGGAGGCTGCGGCGTACGAGGCGCAGAACGTCGCGAAGTACATCACCCTCGACGACGGCTCGAGCTGGGACTACATGCGCAACCAGACCGCGCAGAACTCACCGCTTCCCTATCTGTCGCAGGAAACTCCGATGCGGACGGCGTCACAGGTCACCTTCACCTCGCCGGTGATCCTGGACTACCGCTTCCAGTGGAACTTCCAGCCCACCGGCCAGGTTGTCGGCTCGGATGACCCGGACATCCCGATCCTCAGCGAGAACGACCGTCCCGCCTCACCTCCGGACGTGGGCGGCGACATCCAGATGGCGACGTTCAACGTGCTGAACTACTTCACCGACCTCGGTGAGGACGAGGCCGGCTGCCAGTCCTACAACGACAAGGACGGCAACCCGGTCACGACGAACTACTGCCAGGTGCGCGGTGCCTACACCGACGAGGCGTTCGCCGACCAGCAGGCCAAGATCGTCAGCGCGATCAACACGATGGACGCCGAGATCGTGGCGCTCATGGAGGTCGAGAACTCGGCCGGGATCACCTATCTGCCAGGGCAAAGCCGTGACAAGGCGGTTGCGGCGCTGGTCGATGCGCTGAACGCGGCGGGCGGCAACTGGGCGTACGTGCCGAGCCCGCCGGTGAACGCGCCGAACGAGGATGTCATCCGTACGGCGTTCATCTACCAGGTCGACGCGGTCGCCCCGGTTGGCGAGTCGCAGATCCTGCTCGACCCGGCGTTCGCCAACGCCCGCTACCCGCTGGCGCAGAACTTCCAGGTCGTCGGTTCGGACACGACGTTCGTCGCGATCGCCAACCACTTCAAGTCCAAGGGCTCCGGCGAGGACGACGGCACCGGCCAGGGTCTGTCGAACCCGTCTCGTGAGGCGCAGGCAACGGCGTTGACGACGTGGGCCGAGTCGATGTTTGCCGGCCAGCCAGTCTTCCTGCTCGGCGACTTCAACTCCTACAGCAAGGAGACGCCGCTGCAGATCATCGAGGCAGCCGGCTACACCGAGGTCGTCAAGCTCTTCCAGCCGGACGCAGCGTCGTACCAGTTCTCCGGTCGTGTCGGGTCGCTCGACCACATCTTCGCCAACGAGGAAGCGCTCGCGCTGGTCTCCTCGGCAGGTGACTGGGCGATCAACGGTCAGGAGTCGGTCGCGATGCAGTACTCGCGCCGCAACTACAACGTCACCGACTTCTACCAGCCGACGCCGTACGCGTCCTCGGACCATGACCCGGCGATCGTCGGGATCCTGGCTGCGGATACGACCGCGCCGCCGACTACGACACCGCCTCCCACGGGTGAACCGACGACTCCGCCGACCGGCGAACCGACGACGCCGCCGGTGACGACGGGCCCCGGCCAGCCGGGTAACCCGGGCAACCCCGGACAGCCGGGCCAACCTGGTCAACCGGGGCAGCCTGGTCAACCGGGGCAACCTGGTCAGCCGGGTGGGCCGAAGGGCGCGGGCAACAACCCGAACCTGGCACGCACCGGTGTCGATGCGGGCAACCTCGGCCTGATCGCCGCGACCCTGCTCGGGCTCGGCGTCGGACTCACCGTCGTCGGCCGCCGCCGAGGAGCAACCGACTAG
- a CDS encoding excalibur calcium-binding domain-containing protein, which yields MPILIAVIAFVLGFAAGGGKDAETEAKGSAAPTLEAKVDDLEKKNDELSNQLDDAQGMVSQLEAEKSASAATPPPTVEAAAAPTPEPTPAPAPATTQAPAPAPTTAAPAPAPEPAPTAAPAPEPQSSSAYYANCSEAKAAGAAPLYAGDPGYRAGLDRDGDGVACES from the coding sequence ATGCCAATCCTGATCGCGGTGATCGCCTTCGTCCTCGGATTCGCCGCAGGCGGCGGAAAAGACGCCGAGACCGAAGCCAAAGGCAGCGCCGCACCGACGCTGGAGGCCAAGGTCGACGACCTCGAAAAGAAGAACGACGAGCTTTCCAACCAGCTCGACGATGCCCAAGGGATGGTCTCGCAGCTAGAGGCCGAAAAGTCCGCCAGTGCGGCAACCCCGCCGCCGACCGTCGAGGCGGCAGCGGCCCCCACGCCCGAGCCGACACCTGCGCCTGCTCCAGCCACAACGCAAGCCCCCGCACCAGCACCGACGACCGCGGCTCCTGCACCAGCACCCGAGCCGGCGCCGACCGCAGCTCCCGCTCCTGAGCCTCAGTCATCGTCGGCGTACTACGCCAACTGCAGCGAAGCCAAAGCCGCGGGCGCCGCGCCGCTGTATGCCGGAGATCCGGGTTACCGGGCCGGCCTGGATCGTGACGGCGACGGCGTCGCCTGCGAGAGCTAA
- a CDS encoding TetR/AcrR family transcriptional regulator, giving the protein MNEQEIEHVLRIGWGLAEPGARGPRAELSPAQIVDTAVTIADEQGISAVTMARVAERLGFSAMSLYRHLGSKEELLALMIDRAGRFPEMPESNGDWRSGLSDMARRAIVLYRQHPWLLDVPTSMVNILLPGGVRTTEAVLAILRDVPLAQDEKLAILLAFTVTLRAYAALARDITSQAKVFTPVVGEILGEVITADRFPNLAPMLDGGLYGEPESAEEMDEDLGYALERLFDGIAARIAQSDAR; this is encoded by the coding sequence GTGAATGAGCAGGAGATTGAGCACGTATTGCGCATCGGGTGGGGACTGGCCGAGCCCGGCGCGCGTGGCCCGCGCGCCGAGCTCAGTCCCGCGCAGATCGTCGATACCGCAGTCACAATTGCCGACGAGCAGGGCATCAGCGCGGTGACAATGGCGCGCGTCGCCGAGCGGCTAGGCTTCAGCGCGATGTCGCTCTACCGGCATCTTGGCAGCAAGGAGGAACTGCTTGCGCTGATGATCGACAGGGCAGGCCGGTTCCCGGAGATGCCCGAGTCGAACGGTGACTGGCGATCCGGGCTCAGCGATATGGCGCGGCGGGCAATAGTCCTTTACCGCCAGCATCCCTGGCTGCTCGATGTGCCCACATCAATGGTCAATATCCTGCTGCCCGGCGGCGTACGTACTACCGAGGCTGTCCTCGCGATCCTGCGTGACGTCCCGCTCGCTCAAGACGAGAAGCTCGCCATCCTCCTGGCGTTTACCGTCACGCTGCGCGCCTACGCCGCCCTTGCCCGCGACATCACCTCGCAGGCCAAAGTCTTCACTCCGGTAGTCGGCGAGATCCTTGGCGAGGTCATTACGGCTGACCGCTTCCCCAACCTCGCCCCGATGCTCGACGGCGGGCTGTACGGCGAACCAGAGTCGGCGGAGGAGATGGACGAGGATCTCGGCTACGCACTTGAGCGGCTTTTCGACGGGATCGCCGCCCGCATCGCGCAGTCGGACGCCCGGTGA
- a CDS encoding FMN reductase yields the protein MKNVVVLSAGLRSPSSTRMLADRMGAAARTAIEAHGDTAEISVFELRDYAHDITNAMLSGFAAPALQEVIDQVIAADALVVVTPTFSASYSGLFKSFFDIIEPDLLAGKIVQIAATGGTERHSLALEFAIRPLFAYLKAQTLPTAVYAATSDWGNDTALQSRIDRAARELADAVAGRAASLPPDPADEIVPFEQLLAR from the coding sequence ATGAAAAACGTCGTCGTACTGTCCGCCGGACTACGCTCGCCCAGCTCGACCCGTATGCTGGCCGACCGCATGGGCGCCGCCGCGCGCACGGCCATCGAGGCTCACGGCGACACCGCCGAGATCTCGGTCTTCGAGCTGCGCGATTACGCCCACGACATAACCAACGCGATGCTGAGTGGCTTTGCAGCGCCTGCTCTGCAGGAGGTCATCGACCAGGTGATCGCCGCCGACGCACTCGTCGTCGTCACGCCGACCTTCTCCGCGTCGTACTCCGGGCTGTTCAAGTCGTTCTTCGACATCATCGAGCCCGACCTGCTCGCCGGCAAGATCGTGCAGATCGCCGCGACAGGCGGCACCGAGCGGCACTCGCTGGCGCTGGAGTTCGCGATCCGGCCGCTGTTTGCCTACCTGAAGGCACAGACCCTGCCGACCGCGGTGTACGCCGCGACCTCGGACTGGGGCAACGACACCGCCTTGCAGTCGCGCATCGATCGTGCGGCGCGTGAGCTCGCCGACGCGGTCGCCGGCCGCGCGGCCAGCCTGCCGCCGGATCCGGCCGACGAGATCGTGCCGTTCGAGCAGCTGCTCGCCCGATAG